One window of the Falco biarmicus isolate bFalBia1 chromosome Z, bFalBia1.pri, whole genome shotgun sequence genome contains the following:
- the CENPH gene encoding centromere protein H — MAASGQLSGAMGSVEDQVDPFFLLCLRDQLKQQLMECGVALHASQGSHLGGATEGKFITCALQDLEDAKASFLNKTLALQRIQLTTALRNKIKENDSGSRVITENISHILTLCKKIMEYQEQAREKEQKLADIKRKRFSLKEAARQKLLQIQSTMKNRKETQSSMEANKTLEKMFKKLQKERQLTSVIQNVFQGIIIGSKVNWAEDPSLKAIVLQLEKNVEFM, encoded by the exons ATGGCGGCGTCGGGGCAGCTGAGCGGCGCGATGGGCAGCGTGGAGGACCAGGTGGATCCCTTCTTCCTGCTCTG CCTGCGGGaccagctgaagcagcagctcatgGAGTGCGGCGTTGCGCTTCATGCCA GTCAGGGAAGTCACCTTGGTGGTGCTACTGAAGGAAAGTTTATCACTTG tgccCTGCAAGATTTGGAGGATGCAAAAGCTTCTTTCCTCAACAAGACATTAGCCCTGCAAAG GATCCAACTTACGACTGCcctgagaaacaaaattaaggaaaatgaCAGTGGCTCACG AGTGATCACAGAAAATATATCCCACATACTGACACTCTGCAAGAAAATAATGGAATATCAAGAG caaGCACGtgagaaggaacagaaattggctgacattaaaaggaaaagattct CACTAAAAGAAGCCGCAAGACAGAAACTACTGCAAATTCAAAGCACGATGAAAAACCGAAAGGAGACACAATCAAGTAtggaagcaaacaaaaccctggagaagatgtttaaaaaattacaaaaagaaaggcagTTGACTTCAGTAATTCAAAATGTATTCCAG ggTATCATAATTGGAAGCAAAGTTAACTGGGCAGAAGATCCATCTTTAAAAGCAATTGTTctacagcttgaaaaaaatgttgaatttaTGTGA
- the CCNB1 gene encoding G2/mitotic-specific cyclin-B1 — translation MRAVLVDWLVQVQLKLKLQQETLYMAAGITDCFLQVNLEQHILAKYLMELSIVDYEMTSALQYHMSYNEEDLLAVGQCTARNVMLMNVGLTKQMAIKNKYASCINYKMSTVGQLDSSIIPNLDQPLI, via the exons ATGCGTGCTGTACTAGTAGACTGGCTTGTGCAAGTACAGCTAAAATTGAAGCTCCAGCAGGAGACCTTGTACATGGCAGCTGGTATCACTGACTGCTTCCTGCAG GTGAACTTGGAACAACATATTCTGGCCAAGTACCTGATGGAGCTCTCCATTGTGGACTATGAAATG acatcAGCTCTGCAGTACCACATGTCTTATAATGAGGAAGACCTTCTCGCAGTTGGGCAATGCACAGCAAGGAATGTAATGCTTATGAATGTGGGCCTTACCAAGCAGATG GCAATCAAGAACAAATATGCCAGCTGCATAAATTACAAGATGAGCACTGTTGGACAGCTGGACTCTTCCATCATACCGAATCTTGATCAACCTCTGATTTGA
- the MRPS36 gene encoding alpha-ketoglutarate dehydrogenase component 4 — translation MGSKMAAATRVVQVVKPHTPLIKFPDRKGSPRPKIQESLQAGVPSLHASKAQESVGGSSLGFQNMALVSRVKGTPDTSELARTLPQKYRRKLMSDEEIEFIQRGGPE, via the exons ATGGGCAGTAAGATGGCGGCCGCCACGAGGGTCGTTCAG GTAGTCAAGCCACATACTCCGTTAATTAAGTTCCCAGACAGAAAAGGTAGTCCCAGACCTAAAA TACAGGAATCTCTACAAGCGGGTGTGCCATCTCTCCATGCTTCAAAAGCACAGGAGTCTGTAGGAGGCAGCTCTCTGGGCTTTCAAAATATGGCACTTGTTAGTAGAGTAAAAGGTACACCAGACACTTCTGAATTAGCGAGAACCTTGCctcagaaatacagaaggaaacTTATGTCAGATGAAGAGATTGAATTTATTCAA CGTGGAGGTCCAGAATAG